TAGGTTATGGGTTGAACAGACCGCTACCCCAGAAAGTTGATGACTTCTATGCCAATACGCTATTCCATATTCTCCACGATCTAATTCTACACATTCCGGGCAATATCGAAGATAACTTGGCTTAATTACCCCACTGGGCGGAAGCCCCATTTTCATATAGATTGATTGTCCCTCTCCATAAATCATTTCCTCAACTACCCAAGTATATCGCTCTGATGGAATAAAAGACTGGAAATACGGCAGTAAAGTGTGTTCTTCCAACAAGGTAGCGACAGAAATGGCATTCCCGGGAATAAGCGTGTGAAGTGGCTGAAGATGTCCAGGAAAATCAGTCACTGCACAAACAGTCTTTTTGCCGAACAAATCTCTCATTGTCATTTTAGTATTCTCGTTACCAGATCGAGCATGATATCGAGCTAAAACGCTATATAACAACTCGTCTGGAAATGGTGGTGGAAAATAAATCATTGATAATCCCTTCTCTTTCATTTGTTACTTATAGTATTTATATGCTTCTTGTACTGCCCAATCTAATACTTCAGGTGAACATTTCTTATATACTCCCGTAAATGTCTGAAGTCGCTTTATGGTTAACTTTCTGTATCTAGATTTTAAAAATTGCTCAACTACATATGGAAATATCCTAATTGCGTAGTCATCAATAGATTCTATATTTGATTTCAGTAGTTCTGTTGTACGAGGCAAATGATTTTGAAAATTATAATAACGAGCCTTAAGAAATTTAGGTACGACTTTAAAGAAGGAACTCATGCAAATTGGTCTTGTAGGTGGATCGTTTTTCACCGTCTCTACAGCCTTCTTCATTATTACGAACATCTCTTCATCTACCTTATTTATTTTAATTTTCTTAGGTAACGGTTTTCTCGATGGTAAGCTCTCCTCCATCCACACTCTGTCATTTTTCATTAACCAATCATATCGGTGTATGTTATATTTTCGAATGTTCTGTCGTGAGGCGCTGGACCCCAATGTAGCTAGGGCCTCCTTCAAAGTATTTCTACACTCCTCAATCTTTGGCAGTTCAGTTGCAGCCGCTTGACGATACCCAAGTTCTAACACAGCAGCCGGATCAATGTCCCCTGGATATGCCTTACTTCGTGTTAACCCCCTATGTGGCATAAGGTATTTCCTTATTGTTGTCCGATTAGATAACAGCTTAGTCGCTATTTCATCTAACGTCAGTCCTTTTTCATAATGGTGAACTGCTTGTTCAATAAACAAAGAGCCCATAGTCTCGATACTATATTGAGTTTCATCTTCCGCTTTAGGCATTCCACGCCTAGTATAAATCATTCCACAGTAAGGACAGGTTAATCGAGCTGTAACCCACTCATGTGCTTTTCGTACCAATTTTGAAATAACCCTCTTATTGTATTGAGGACAGATTGTATTGATACATAGCCATGGTCCGTTCCCAAAAGGAATAGGAATAGAATAATTCTCATCTTTGACAAACCAATTCTCTACTTTACCTGCAAAAAACCTCATGACCAATAAATATAAGATGAAATTATCCTTGAGACTATTCTTTTGAAGAAATCGTACTAATACTTTTTCGCTCATAAGATAATCTAGATTAAGTCCAAGTGATGTTAAATACTCAGAACCGTAGAAATCTCTTAAATCAGATAGTAGTCTTTTTTTATAAATAAAGTCACCTCGAAAGTGAATA
This Paenibacillus sp. FSL R5-0345 DNA region includes the following protein-coding sequences:
- a CDS encoding TnsD family Tn7-like transposition protein — its product is MGNLVSFPLTYPDEDFRSIVFRYYLRSPITFTKTKYELFGEYGPAKAALIPLNLSRIENQFGLTGTFAQMIVENHTFYPFLRPFIQNETQLRFWEVMYLSNYEKKSRSLLIRRIQSLIHSTPRYCSDCMNEDFYKYRIVYLHRIHQFSFLHKCLKHNSKLIDVCPICDISLTNENCSQMLIEPICPNGHEIFANDKYSGKTLDDDQRLIDDIAVLMKQKNSNLDTSFIKFISYAGAKGYIHFRGDFIYKKRLLSDLRDFYGSEYLTSLGLNLDYLMSEKVLVRFLQKNSLKDNFILYLLVMRFFAGKVENWFVKDENYSIPIPFGNGPWLCINTICPQYNKRVISKLVRKAHEWVTARLTCPYCGMIYTRRGMPKAEDETQYSIETMGSLFIEQAVHHYEKGLTLDEIATKLLSNRTTIRKYLMPHRGLTRSKAYPGDIDPAAVLELGYRQAAATELPKIEECRNTLKEALATLGSSASRQNIRKYNIHRYDWLMKNDRVWMEESLPSRKPLPKKIKINKVDEEMFVIMKKAVETVKNDPPTRPICMSSFFKVVPKFLKARYYNFQNHLPRTTELLKSNIESIDDYAIRIFPYVVEQFLKSRYRKLTIKRLQTFTGVYKKCSPEVLDWAVQEAYKYYK